ACTTTTATCCGCtaaggctctagacagacggactgcatttcaactgcaatccaactgcaatttgcagttcaagggcagtttgaatgcagttgacACGACTGCAATAGAATTGCAAATCAACTTCAGAACACGACTGCATCCCAACTGCAATCGGACTGCACGTTTGAtttgcagttctattgcagtcgtgTCAACTGTATTCAAACTGCCCATGAACTGCAAATTGCAGTTGGATTGCACTAgaaatgcagtccgtctgtACAGAGCCTATGAAAAGAACCCCTGTGACTGTGATCAATATCAAAGTTGGATAAAATCAAACATGTGGCAGGGAAACGTGCAGGACATGGTGAAGTAGGAGGGCTCTctctacccacagcgggaaaggtcatttttaatttaacaaaaaaaaaagaggtATGGGGAATCGCCATAgtttattaattgtttttatcAAAAAGTAGTAAAACGTTGTCAAAAACAGTCCACACATTCAGAAATTCAGTTCAAATTAATCTTCTAGTCTGCAATTTGTGACACAGTTGGTAAACGCTTGGACTAACGCTGAACAAACCAACGGTTGATGAGTATTATCCTCGTAACATTTCATtatctatacaaaaaaaacattatgtgTTATTGACTTTATATCAAGAAGTTATACAtagttttggaaatattttgtttgaaactaTGTAGGTAAATCTTACTaatacttaagtaggtacataatatgttaCCCAACCATGCAAGACAAACTGCAACTGCTGCAAACTTTCGGAAAATTGCACTACTGACTATTCTCTGGATATAAAGCTGTCTAAGCTATATACATGGGTACCTACTCATCAGCTATACATGTATTATAATGTAACAAAATTGATATTTCGGATATTGCATTTGCGTTAgtatgtaaaacaataaatatgaaaaggGTATTATTTCGACTATAGGAACAATGATATAACGAGGTATACCTTTACTCTCCAATCGAAACaaggtttaattttttgaatCCTTTCATGCGTTATTTTAGGGGattcaaatgttttattagTAGTTTCAATGTTTTTATCGTATTCAGCTTCAATAATCTTATTGATGATTTGATGTTCTTTCTTCAAGTAATCTATTCTATGTGACCAGTAATCCATTTCACCATCATCTTGGTAATCTACGCCCttatctttaaataataattcatctGTGGGCTCCTAAAAATACGACTACGTTTATTATTATGGCAAATGACATTTGTGGATGATTCTCaaagataatattaattagcAAAATTCTTAATTCATTTTATAGAGTATTCATACCGTTCGAAACCGAAGCACCTAAGGAAATAAATTAtccaagaaataaaaaagaattgcAAATGGGGCCTGAATATAGGATGAAACCAGATAAACTTACAGGCGGCAGGTTATCAAAAGCTATTACATTTTCTGCTTCTATTGATTTTTGAAGAGATATAGGAGGACTAAACGCAAAAGTGTTATCAAAGCTAATACGTCTGGTATCTTTACTAACAAAAGTTCCcattttaaaaattttgttcCATTAAAATGTTCAATACATACTGATTGGACAAGTCAATTTATGCTACAAAATTTGTCATTTTTGACAATCTTTTTCCAAAACATCAATCTTCTTTCAATCTTGATgattcaaaaagaaaaaaaaaatatatcaaaagttGGTGTATTCACTCTTTTCATAAAATACTCTttcgttatttatattttctttatatttgaaCGAGATGCCAAAAGCCAAAGAGAGACGGCCCCCCAAAATCAAATGGCACCTGTTGGGGAAGGCTGAGTTGGCCCAGGAATTTAGAAAAGTAGTGGTTGAtaagatgattgaaatgggagaaatgaatgaaaagaatgtgAATGAATGCTGGAATGAAATGGCGACGTGTATAAGGAAAGCGGCAAGAAGCATTCTAGGAGAATCAAAAGGGAATGGTGTGATAGAGAAGGAAACTTGGTGGTGGGTGGAAGAAGtgcagagtgtattaaaggaaaagaagatgaaattcaaggaatggcagcggacggaagacaatgatgatagtgaaaaagcacaaaaaaaggctgaatatgatgaatgtaagaagaaagcaaagaagattgtggctgtttcaagggcaaaagcgcacgagaagatgtatgactccctagatagcccagctggtcaaaatgacttttaccgattggttaaatctagggagaaaatgacaagagatgtatgccagataaggtgtgtaaagaatggagacggaacggtcctgtcgaatgatgtggagattaaaggtaggtggaaggaatattttgaaagactgatgaatgaagaaaatgagtggagcggtgtgctccatcataaagcggtgaacgagggccttgtaagaaatgtatgtgaggatgaggtcagattagcagtgaatggaatgaaaaatggaaaagcgatagggccagatggaataccagtggaagtgttgaaattattaaagatggatggatgaaaatggctggctttattcttcaataagttgttgcaagaggaaactataccagacgagtggtgcaatagtttcctggtgcccatttttaagaacaagggtgatgtgttgaattgcaacaactatagaggaataaagctaatgtcacatagtatgaaagtgtgggagaaagttattgaaaggaggctgagagaagagagtgatatcgcacgaaatcaattcggttttatgcctggtcggagtacaacggacgctatattctgtattcgccaattgtgcgaaaagtacaggggtgcacacaaaaacttgcatatggtgttcgttgacctcgagaaggcatatgaccgggtgcctcgtgaggttttgtggtgggcccttgaggagaaaggtataccagggaagtatgtgcagttgatccgagcgatgtacggcagatgccgtacagaagtccggtccgcagcgggcactaccgccagcttcagtgtaggtgttggcttacatcaggggtcggccctcagcccgtatctcttcctgcttgtaatggacgcgcttacggcagatatacgggaggaggcaccctggtgtaggcttttcgccgatgacattgttctggtgggggagagtgggccagaggtccagagtagattggaggcatggcggctgagactggagacagtgggtttaaaggtgagcaggagtaaaaccgaataccttcattgtgattttggcggtatttcgggacccatgaccataaccctagccggcatgcccctaccagtttgctccgacttccggtaccttggttcactcgtccaaagtgacggtgaggtgaacagggacgttacgcatcggatcaatactggatggatgaagtggcgacaggtaactagcgctatttgtgacccgcggatgcccctcaaactgaagggcaaaatttacaaatccgtcattagacctgtcgtcctgtatggatcggagtgttgggcattgaaaaagagggacgagaagagagtgcatgtaacagaaatgagaatgctgagatggatgtgtggtgttacaagaatggataaagtgaggaatgattacattagaggaagtctgaaagtagcgccagttacagaaaagatgagaagtagaagattgtcgtggtatggatatgtaatgaggagggatgatacgcatgcaacaaagtgtgtgctaagtatgaatgtagatggatggagaggaagaggaagacctaagaaaagatggatggattgcctgaaagatgatatgaataggaagggagtgagtgtcagtatgacgagtgacaggggaaaatggaagaaaatgacatattgcgccgaccccaagtaatatttgggaacagggcaggagaaagaagatatTTGAACGAGATGTTCGTTAGTATTTTATTAGGTAAAGTCTGGAATTACTAAATTCCTATACTGAATATTTCCCGCCTTGGTTTCAAAAAGACGGGATGTAAGTTTCCAAAATTTTTCATATGCATATGAAAGAAGGAACGTGAAAGAATGAAACCAGGAAAAAACTTCCAGTTGTTGTCTATGTTTGTCAATGGCATGCAATGGCATGCGATGATGGCATGTTTGTTTGTCATTTGACATTACATGTCAAAATTGTTGAATAAGTTCggtgaacaaaaaaataacatattatttaatttcaataaataattgattaggATTACAGTCCATTCAAGCAAGATTTCATCGGCTGTCTTTGATACGTTGTAGTTTTAGATAGGGGTATTTATGTCTCGTTtgtgtgtattaaaataatataggcAAGGATGTCGCTGTACGACGATCTTGATACAATCAAAGCTCGTACCACCGAAAAGGTTGCTGGATGGTCTTCTGGTATCAAGTTATTACAGTCTCAGTTGCAATTAAAAAAAGCAGCAGTTACCCAGCCCAAGCGCGAGGCTTTACGGCGTTCCACGCAGGTAATGAGGCAGCAAATTTAAGTGAGGACAGTTCTAAATTGGATCTATTACTGCATTATTTTAAGGGGTTTTTCTTCTCATTTATTTCCAGGTTCTGACTCCTGTGATAGATTTGAAAAGTAAACCAAAAGATGATGACGAATCTAACTCCAACAGTCCCAAGAGTCAAGGCAAAACATTGACAGCATCACTGAATGTTCGTGATTTTGATTGGAATGTGGCTAATGAATATGACCCCATGTGGCCTAATGACTATGAAAAAGTTGCCAAAGGTATGAAATATTTAGTATATTATATCActacacaattttattgttattgtattgatgattttttattgacaaagtaattttacctaaaataaacattttctctCTGTATCTTTctgacttatatttttttaattccagaAATACAGGCAAAGAGATTGCAACTTGATGGAGACAGAGGTGACAGATCAGAACGGAAACGAAAAAGCAGATTTGGGGATGAAGAAGATATTATACCAGAAAAAACTATGGTGGCTATGGTAATTATATTTCTGAATcaaattgataattttatattaaaatgtaaaaatgtgtcatttcatgacaaaaggtaccttatggactttggcgcttaagtcatttggagatacaaattctacaatcttgcttagactaaaaaaacataatgtcgTAAGTGCCATTAGGTACCTTTTACCGTGAACTGACACAAATATCTTTGCTACAATTCATTCAATTGTACATTATTAACATATCAGGCCATTAAACAGCTGTCAGAATCATGTAGTGTTACCAAATGAATCcagataattaaaataactcttGTTTCATACAGCAACCAGAGGAAGAAGAAGCTGAGGAGATATCAAAGCGGTCAGCAGGTGCTGCGATAGCCCCGCCCCCATCACTCACAGTGGAGACACCTTCTCCTCCCCCCATGCCACCAAGCATGCCCACACCTCCCCCATCAGTTGGCTTCTCTATCGGCGGATATGGCGCAAGCTCTGTAGCTGCTAAAATTATGGCTAAATATGGTTTTAAGGTAGGACTTtcattaaaatagtattttgagATAGCAAATGCACACTTACATTCGTTTTCATTTGTCATTATTAatctattttaatatacaaGACAGTAAGATGATTTGGAcctataatttttcatttgttaTTCTTGTATCTATAGGAAGGTCAAGGTTTGGGTAAAAAAGAACAAGGAATGTCAGTGGCTCTGCAAGTTGAAAAGACTTCCAAACGTGGTGGTCGCATTATTCATGAGAAAGATGGCGGCAATGTTATGCCCCCTCCTGGATTCGCCATGCCTTCCCTGCCAGGTCCAGGTATTTGTTCAGCAAATTCAAATAGTACCAGAGTTTTGATAACACTAAAATTTATGCATAAGCCTATggaatatgtaaataattggCTGTTCAATTTCAGATTCACCAAATGCATCTAATTCTCCCCATTCACTCAACCGGGAGCCTTCTATCACAGAGATAATGAAGTCACCCAGCAAAGTAGTGTTATTAAGAGTATGTCCaagtctatttttttaatattacattagATCTTCTCTCGGATCTTTCTCTGAAATCATATAATAATCCATTTTGAAATTCATTTTCAGAATATGGTTGGACCAGGAGACGTAGATGAAGAATTAGAACCTGAAGTCAAAGACGAGTGTAACACAAAATATGGAGATGTTATAAAAGTGTTAATATTTGAAATGCCCAATGCTCCATCAGATGAAGCTGTCAGAATTTTTGTTGAATTCAAAAGGATTGAAAGTGCTATCAAAGCAGTTGT
Above is a window of Helicoverpa zea isolate HzStark_Cry1AcR chromosome 1, ilHelZeax1.1, whole genome shotgun sequence DNA encoding:
- the LOC124645615 gene encoding splicing factor 45, which produces MSLYDDLDTIKARTTEKVAGWSSGIKLLQSQLQLKKAAVTQPKREALRRSTQVLTPVIDLKSKPKDDDESNSNSPKSQGKTLTASLNVRDFDWNVANEYDPMWPNDYEKVAKEIQAKRLQLDGDRGDRSERKRKSRFGDEEDIIPEKTMVAMQPEEEEAEEISKRSAGAAIAPPPSLTVETPSPPPMPPSMPTPPPSVGFSIGGYGASSVAAKIMAKYGFKEGQGLGKKEQGMSVALQVEKTSKRGGRIIHEKDGGNVMPPPGFAMPSLPGPDSPNASNSPHSLNREPSITEIMKSPSKVVLLRNMVGPGDVDEELEPEVKDECNTKYGDVIKVLIFEMPNAPSDEAVRIFVEFKRIESAIKAVVDLNGRFFGGRQVKAGFYDVEKFASLQLTE
- the LOC124632277 gene encoding MICOS complex subunit MIC19-like encodes the protein MGTFVSKDTRRISFDNTFAFSPPISLQKSIEAENVIAFDNLPPEPTDELLFKDKGVDYQDDGEMDYWSHRIDYLKKEHQIINKIIEAEYDKNIETTNKTFESPKITHERIQKIKPCFDWRVKIMKCYEDNTHQPLVCSALVQAFTNCVTNCRLED